From the genome of Rhizobacter sp. AJA081-3:
CGTGAAGCAGCTTGTGGCCGGGTCGCCGGGCCGGCAACAGCGTCACCGGCATGCCCGGTTCGTCCCACAGGTCGAATTCGAGTGTCTTCTTGAGCAGGTCGATGTAGAGCTCGGTGGGATCCATGCGCGTGCGAGTTGACGGGGCTGCCTGACAGGGCCCTGGGCCGCTCGGTGCACCAGGGGCGCCCGGTTGGGCAAGCGACCCGTCGGATCGCGCTTCACCTCCGGTCGCGCGTCGAGAATCTAGGCGCTGCCCGACTCGCGCGGAATAGCACCAAAGGGCAGGCGAGTCACCGGCTACTCGCTCGGGCGACCCAGGTAGGCCCTGATCGCGCAGATGCGGCCGCTGTCGTTGAACTCCACGACGTCGACCACGAAGAGTTCGAGCTCGCCGTCGATCAGGATGCGCAGTTCGCCGGCGACCGCCCGCTCGGACTCGTGGGTGGACAGCACGTCGATCTCGATGGAACGGGCCGCGTCGAAGTTCTTCGCGGTCTCCGCGAGCGCGGCACGCCGCCCTTGCACGAAGAGCTTCCAGTCACGCAGGCGGATGTCGTCGGCGAACAGTCCGTCGATGGCACCGAGGTCCTTGCGCGCATAGGCGGCGAGGTAGTCCATGAAGCTTTTTCGGTTCTTCACTGGGGCACGCTCTCAAGCTGGGGGGCTGTCTTGATAGAGGGTCGGAAAGTACCGCTCCATGATCGACTCGGGACGCGCCGGAGACGCGAAGCCGAACTGCGCATACAGGCCGTGGGCGCTGCTCGTGGCCAGCATGAATCGGCGCAGACCCTGCAACTCCGGGTGCGACAAGGCCGCCTGCGTGATGAGCTTGCCAAACCCGCGCCCTCGATAGGCCGGCAGCACGAAGACATCGGCGAGGTAGGCGAACGTGGCGTGATCGGAGACGACCCTGGCAAACGCGACCTGGGACTGTTCGACAAAGCCGCCGAAGCACAGCGAGTGCTCGATGGCACGCTCGACGAGCGGCCGGGAGATGCCTCGGGCCCAGGTGGAGTGCTGGCTGAGAAAGCCATGAATCAGGGCCAGGTCGAGTTCCGACTTGTCGGTCGTGAAGCGAATCATGTGCGATGGCTGGGCTGGGCTGGGCTGGGCTGGGCCGCGGCGCCTGCGCGGTACCGGCCGACATGTTAGATCGACCGCCCCCTTTGCCACGAATGTGCGGCACCGGCCCTTTGCATTTGCAAAGCCTCGGGTCACTAGAGTGCGCCGCTTCCAGAACAGCCCGTGCACTCCATGAACCTGAAGTCTCCTCGACGCCGACTCCTGAACCTGCCCTTCGACCACTTCCACCGACCCAACGCCCGGCCGCTTTGCGCGTTGCTCGTCATCGTCGCGGCGCCACTCGTGGCACAGGCCCAGAGCACGCCGCCTCGCGAAGGCTTCAGCGCGACACTCGGGCTGGGCGTCGTTTCCAGCAGCAGCTACGAAGGCAGCCCGCATCGTCGGACGCTCGTCTTCCCGGACGTCTCGATGTCGTATCGAACGCAGGCCCTTGGAACCTTCGATCTGGGGCCACAGGGCTTGACCTGGGCGCCGCCCGGGGACGACGAGCTTCATTGCGGGCTGGTGCTCACCAGCGACCCGGGGCGACTCGATCGCCGGCCCGGGCGCCTGAACCCCACGCCCGGCGACAGCCGCCTGGCGGGCATGGGCGACATCGACAGCAGCGTCGAGGCCGGTGCATTCGTCGGCTTCGGCCCGCTGCTGGTCACGGCGCGTCGCTCCCTGCGTGACGAGCCTCATGCAGCCTCCCGGGTGGACATCGCCTTGCGGCACGGCGTGGCACTGAGCGACCGGCTCGGAGTTCAGGTGGAGGCCGCGGCTGCATGGGCGGGCCGGGGTTTCATGCAGTCCCATTTCGGCGTG
Proteins encoded in this window:
- a CDS encoding nuclear transport factor 2 family protein; translation: MDYLAAYARKDLGAIDGLFADDIRLRDWKLFVQGRRAALAETAKNFDAARSIEIDVLSTHESERAVAGELRILIDGELELFVVDVVEFNDSGRICAIRAYLGRPSE
- a CDS encoding GNAT family N-acetyltransferase encodes the protein MIRFTTDKSELDLALIHGFLSQHSTWARGISRPLVERAIEHSLCFGGFVEQSQVAFARVVSDHATFAYLADVFVLPAYRGRGFGKLITQAALSHPELQGLRRFMLATSSAHGLYAQFGFASPARPESIMERYFPTLYQDSPPA
- a CDS encoding MipA/OmpV family protein gives rise to the protein MNLKSPRRRLLNLPFDHFHRPNARPLCALLVIVAAPLVAQAQSTPPREGFSATLGLGVVSSSSYEGSPHRRTLVFPDVSMSYRTQALGTFDLGPQGLTWAPPGDDELHCGLVLTSDPGRLDRRPGRLNPTPGDSRLAGMGDIDSSVEAGAFVGFGPLLVTARRSLRDEPHAASRVDIALRHGVALSDRLGVQVEAAAAWAGRGFMQSHFGVTSAQAAASGFRVYSPGAGWHRTTLSVAAEYRLATPWSARASLTGTRLSDAAADSPIVARRSFATAAVSVVREF